One genomic segment of Streptomyces sp. RerS4 includes these proteins:
- a CDS encoding HAD family hydrolase, translating into MPAVVVFDCFDTVVLSRPLPGPEWFTSCLADVLALDARCAGEVVHTVFGAVLAAMADRSALQPSTLGLLEAALRERGERRERADLEEALWHALGGADPEHYALCAPAADAMRRLAAAGHTVRLLSNCYLPGTLMERLLRRLEVPEVYDRALFTADGGPKKPDPRAFRFIGEGAFERRVMVGDSEELDIEPARALGWDTVRVEPGKPDLTELLALWERP; encoded by the coding sequence ATGCCCGCCGTCGTGGTCTTCGACTGTTTCGACACCGTCGTCCTGTCCCGCCCGCTCCCGGGCCCCGAGTGGTTCACCTCCTGCCTCGCCGACGTCCTGGCCCTGGACGCGCGGTGCGCCGGGGAGGTCGTCCACACGGTCTTCGGCGCCGTCCTCGCCGCGATGGCGGACCGCTCCGCGCTCCAGCCATCGACCCTCGGCCTGTTGGAGGCGGCCCTGCGGGAGCGGGGCGAGCGGCGAGAGCGCGCCGACCTGGAGGAGGCCCTGTGGCACGCGCTGGGCGGCGCGGATCCCGAGCACTACGCGTTGTGCGCGCCGGCGGCGGACGCGATGCGCCGGCTCGCGGCCGCCGGGCACACCGTTCGCCTCCTGTCCAACTGCTACCTGCCCGGCACCCTCATGGAACGGCTCCTGCGCCGGCTGGAGGTGCCCGAGGTGTACGACCGGGCCCTGTTCACGGCCGACGGCGGGCCGAAGAAACCCGATCCCCGCGCCTTTCGGTTCATCGGCGAGGGCGCGTTCGAGCGGCGCGTCATGGTCGGGGATTCCGAGGAACTCGACATCGAACCGGCCCGCGCCCTCGGCTGGGACACCGTACGCGTGGAGCCGGGAAAACCCGACCTCACGGAACTCCTCGCGCTATGGGAGCGCCCCTGA
- a CDS encoding ABC transporter ATP-binding protein, with amino-acid sequence MTLDIAEGEVVGLIGHNGAGKTTLMSLVAGLLRPDAGEIEVLGTSPARDPRRARLRLGLAPQELGVYPPLTVRQNLRFFAELAGLRRREIARRIEEVAEPLGLADLLERRVARLSGGEQRRVHTALALLHRPRLLLLDEPTAGVDVETRARLIAYVRELAAGGTAVCYSTHYLGEVEDLDASVAVLERGRLVARGTIDELVRAHGEGAVELSFSGPAPALRVPWPVTRADSVLRVHARDPHLAAPQVLAALGESTPPLVNLRVVRPGLESVFLHLTGAAEAGRHG; translated from the coding sequence GTGACGCTGGACATCGCCGAAGGCGAGGTCGTGGGCCTGATCGGGCACAACGGCGCGGGCAAGACGACGCTGATGTCCCTGGTCGCGGGACTGCTGCGGCCCGACGCGGGGGAGATCGAGGTACTCGGGACCTCCCCGGCCCGCGACCCGCGCCGGGCCCGCCTCCGCCTCGGCCTCGCCCCCCAGGAACTGGGCGTCTACCCGCCCCTGACCGTCCGGCAGAACCTGCGCTTCTTCGCGGAACTCGCCGGCCTGCGCCGCCGCGAGATCGCCCGGCGGATCGAGGAGGTCGCCGAACCGCTCGGCCTCGCCGACCTGCTCGAACGCCGCGTCGCCCGGCTCTCCGGCGGCGAGCAGCGACGCGTGCACACCGCCCTGGCCCTGCTGCACCGACCGAGGCTGCTCCTGCTCGACGAGCCGACCGCGGGCGTCGACGTCGAGACCCGGGCCCGGCTCATCGCGTACGTCCGCGAACTCGCCGCGGGCGGCACGGCGGTCTGCTACTCCACCCACTACCTCGGCGAGGTCGAAGACCTCGACGCGAGCGTGGCCGTGCTCGAACGCGGCCGGCTCGTCGCGCGCGGCACGATCGACGAACTCGTCCGCGCGCACGGCGAGGGCGCGGTGGAACTCTCCTTCTCCGGCCCCGCGCCCGCGCTGCGCGTGCCCTGGCCGGTGACCCGCGCCGACTCCGTCCTGCGCGTCCACGCCCGGGACCCGCACCTGGCCGCGCCCCAGGTGCTCGCGGCCCTCGGCGAATCGACGCCGCCGCTGGTCAACCTCCGGGTGGTCCGGCCCGGCCTGGAGAGCGTGTTCCTGCACCTGACGGGCGCCGCCGAGGCGGGTCGCCATGGGTGA
- a CDS encoding ABC transporter permease, with product MGDGAPGRIAALVRQDCRLLVRDPAPLVVRTVMPLLIMAFMLPLFRTALRADDVPDATGAEQAVPGMAVMFLFFLVTVVGFAMFREHGWNTWDRLRAGPARPFELIAGRVVVPLAVAVVQLAVVFVAGGLLFDLRVRGPWLALVVVGVPLALCVVLVGLALVALCRTIAQLSVFANLLALLFAGLGGALTPLSALPQWARPLAPGVPSYWAMRGFSTVILDGGGVRAVLLPAGVLCAFAAGLTVVTLLFLRAHHRKLSWS from the coding sequence ATGGGTGACGGAGCCCCGGGCCGGATCGCCGCCCTCGTCCGGCAGGACTGCCGGCTGCTCGTACGCGACCCCGCGCCGCTGGTCGTCCGTACGGTCATGCCCCTGCTGATCATGGCCTTCATGCTGCCGCTGTTCCGCACGGCGCTGCGGGCCGACGACGTACCCGACGCCACGGGAGCCGAACAGGCCGTGCCCGGCATGGCGGTGATGTTCCTCTTCTTCCTCGTCACCGTCGTGGGCTTCGCGATGTTCCGGGAGCACGGCTGGAACACCTGGGACCGGCTCCGGGCGGGCCCCGCCCGGCCGTTCGAGCTGATCGCGGGCCGGGTCGTGGTGCCGCTCGCCGTCGCGGTGGTGCAGCTGGCCGTGGTGTTCGTCGCGGGCGGGCTGCTGTTCGACCTGCGGGTACGCGGCCCCTGGCTCGCCCTCGTCGTGGTGGGCGTACCCCTCGCGCTGTGCGTGGTGCTGGTCGGCCTCGCGCTGGTGGCGCTCTGCCGGACGATCGCCCAGCTCAGCGTCTTCGCCAACCTCCTCGCGCTCCTCTTCGCCGGCCTCGGCGGCGCGCTGACCCCACTGTCCGCGCTGCCGCAGTGGGCGCGCCCGCTCGCCCCGGGCGTGCCCAGCTACTGGGCGATGCGCGGCTTCTCCACCGTCATCCTCGACGGCGGCGGCGTGCGCGCGGTGCTGCTCCCGGCCGGGGTCCTGTGCGCGTTCGCGGCCGGCCTGACCGTCGTGACCCTGCTCTTCCTCCGGGCCCACCACCGCAAGCTGTCGTGGTCCTGA